In the genome of Peromyscus eremicus chromosome 1, PerEre_H2_v1, whole genome shotgun sequence, the window GCCAGGCCAGCAAAACTAACCCCCCAAGAAAGCAACAGTTGGAATGATGTGAGAGGAATAATCACAACTTATTTATGCTACTGTATTAGGGTCTCAATGGAACATGAACTTAAAAATCATGGCGTACCTCTCTAGTATCTACAGTATCTGAATGGAACTATGGGACAGGTTACCACCTGTTCCTCTCCACTGGCACACTCTGTGGATCCCTAAGGATCACCACTGTCTTGGTCTTTGTTCATATCCTCAACACTAGAGAATGGATGAGTGCAAAGTTAAGGGCACATGAAGCAATGTCTAACAAGAGTGAGTGAATAGACACAGACACTTAGGCCTGTCATCAAGCAGGGAGTGCGGGGTGTAGTATGTGGTGCCAAGATTCTAAAGCATTCTTAGATAATCGGGTGAACTGTAGTCCATCATCTCTGCAAAGAGCTGAAAACCTTCCTGGTGCTCTTACCTCATCCTTTAGCTGAGCCAAGAAGAGTGGCAAGAGGTGTTCAATGGTGTTGTCTTTGCCCAGAATGGGAGAGAGGCCCATGATGACTGAAGCCAGCGCTGACTTGACGTGTTGGTTGGCATCTGACACGAGCTCCTGGGGAGGAGATGAAAGGGTCAGAAAAACCCCTTTATTGGCAAGTGGCTACAGAGACCTCAGCCCTGATGCCTAAGGAGATCACACTCTCCTAACATAGTCAGAGCAGCTCAGGCATGAACTGCACTTATATTAAACAAGCCCTCCCTTGTTTATTATGTGAGCCCTGCTtccagcagccactgccccattcCCCAAGCTCCGTGGGTAAGGGGACTCAGTGGCCTCTGAGGGGTAAACACATCCCTTAGATCTTAGGGTCAGCTGTAACCCTCAGATTTTGCCTACAGACAAACCATGACTGTTAAACCCAGTTACTATGTGTCCCAAAAGGACCCAAACCTAGCTTGGATCTGATGGTACTCAAAACCAAATCTTCACCCCTCGGTGGCAGTCTCAAATCCTACAACCAAGCACTCCATTACCTTGATGCAGGGCAAGATCTGGGTCATGATCACATTCTCCCGGCAGTCAGCTGAGAGATTTTCACAGAACTCTGTGGGCAAAGACAGGAAGGTGCTGTTGAGACTTGATAGCCGGGTCCCATTTCTGCCTCGCAGACATCCACCCACCTAGCTGTGTTCTGGTCACCAGCACCAACCTTTGACCTTGTGGGAGGCTGCGGCCCTCACCTCGGCCTCACAGTCCTTCATCAGGTTCTGGAAGGCGGGTACCAGATCTGTCTTGGTGATCTCAGGCCCCACTGCTTTTTGGAGCTGTACACAAAGAGAAGAGGGGCAGGGTTGAGAGGCTGGCAGCCACTCAGTGCTAATGAGGCAAAAATTGAGGTGAAGGCACCAGAATGAAGGTAAGACACAGCACCAGGAACCTCATCCCAGGACCACAACACAATCCCCAGTGAAGTCGTCACTGTGCTGAACTCTTGCTTcctcagaaacagaaggaaggctCTAGGACAGCTAACATAGTATGTTTTCCATTTACTGTTCAGGTTACTTGGGGCTGGATTCCATTACCTAAACATAGTAAGTGGCTCCCACTTTCATCTGACATGAAAATATaagcatatttatattttatttaattggcTACAAGAAGGAGGTATCATTTTTGTAATTACAAATGAAATGAGTAAAGAGGAAGACATATGAGCCCTGCCAGTCTCAAGGATCCAGGAGAAGAAGGTATGTGGGTCTGCTTTAACCTGCTTGGAAGACCAGCTGGAAGCAGGATGACTCTCTACTACTaagagaataaataagtaaaaatcttGCAGGGCCTCACGTTATCTTGGGCACACAATACCTTTTATTTAAGAACATGTTTGTGGTCTGCTGTGGGCAGATTGTTATTTCCATAACCCAAGGGTCCTGTCTTCCAAGGCCTAGTGTAAGCCTACTTCCCGCTGAGACAGAAGGAGCAGACTGACTCTCTTGCCTTTACAGTGGTTCTAAGCCCTTCAGGCGCATAGACTTCAGCATGGCCAAGTGTCAACTTCATATGCCCACGAAATAGCCCTTAGGGCTGAGCCTTCCAGCAGACCGCAGTAATCATTATCACAAGGGGGTGCTCCTGTCCATCACTTCTGCCCCTTCTCTCAATGAATCCCAGGATCCCGCTTCTCATTCTGTTTCTCACCTCCTACATCCTCTGCACAGGCTGTCTTCTTGTTTGGACACAGTTCCTATCTAGATGCCACTTCCTCATCCTCAAAACCAGCTGGAGCACGACCTCCTCCTTTCAATGCCATGAGGCATAGAGAATAGCACACTCCATCAGTACTTTCTATTGAGGCTGACCTTTAGCCTGCTCCTTGAAGGCAAGGTATGCGTGTAATTCACTGACTGTAGTACCTCCACCAAAGGCACTGCTAATAACTATGGGCCTGGGAACATAGCACAGCAGTAGAGCGTCTGCCTAGCATGGGTCAAATGGGTCAAGCCTTGGGATCAACTCTCAGCACCGGGGTGGGGTTGGGGTCATGCTGTCAGGTAAGGAAATTTTGATCTTGTCCCTGCTCTGTCTATCTTATGGCAACTAGCTCTTAGACTGTATTTTTCTTAAGGAAGCTGTGAGGTCAGGGAACATGCTTTCATGGAGTTGGAACTTGGCTTCACAATCATTCTTATCTTAGCACACTCAGGTGCCAATCATGTATCCAGGGCTGGCTCTTCAAGATCAATGGAATACTTATTAAGACTGAGGACTGTGACTGCTTTAATAAAACATGCCAGCTCCCACATGTGTCTCACTCCTCCCCTCAGAGAACCTCATACCAACTTACCTCTGTGAACTTGTCAGCCACCATATAGCGGACACGCCAAGACTTATCCTCAGCAGCCTGGCGCAAGGTGGGCATCACTAAGGCCTCCAGGTCCTCCTGGGGCAGAAGCTGAGCAATGTTCACACATGCCTCCACTGCCAGCAGCCGCACCGAGTCCTGGGGAGAAcagggggtagggtggggaagCAGAGGTCCACTGAGCTCTGAGGGTCCCTTGCCTGAGCAAGTAAGGGCATGGTGACAGGCAGGGACTGACTCACCTGCTCGTCAGAGGCCAGGTTAGAGAACATGGGAATGATCTCACTCTTGACATTGTCCAGCTCCAGCACCTTGGCAAACTCCCCCAGCTTGGAGGCTGCGGCCCGCCGCACCATGGGGGTGTCGTCTGAGCACAGGTTCCGGAAGTACCTGGGATAGATGAAGGCCTGGGCTTAGGATCCTGGGAAACCCTAGCAGCTGGCAGCCCAGCCCAGCACAGAGCACTGCTGGTTCTGCTAGAAACTCTGCTGCCCACAATGGTGACTTTGTACAACTCATGAACtctgttttcccagtcctacaaatGGGACAAACAAGAATGGAATGTCCCCGCACAACTGACTTGAGGTCTCAGTGAAAGAGTACAAAATAGTACTAACGACTGGCCATGGCCATAAAACTGTTTAAAATGCCACTAACAGGTCTTCCTTGTCAGGAGCCTCAGTCAGAGACACATAGGGACTAATGGAGACATTGCAGTATGTGCACATGGCTGTAACCCAGTACTACAAAGTGACAAATCAGGACCTGGGCTTCACAAGTCTGAGCAACAAGGCAGTGCAATTGCCAGAACATCTACTGAGGGGTCTAGACCAGGGGCAGGCTGGAGGTAACACCAGACACCATTTGTTATGTGGTGTTCTAGATTCTGTTCCAAGCAGGCCATGTGTAACCAATGGCAGGAATGAATTTCCATGAAGGCAGGCCAGGCAAATTCACTCCTGTGGTGTCCAGAGGCCACCGTCAAGGACAAGCCTCTGAGGAAAGCTGAGGAGGGAGTAAGGAGAACTCAGCAACATCAGGTTCTGGGAAGACCTAGAGGGGCCTGAGGCTTCGAGGACCGTCAGAAGAGGTGACAGGGTGCAGGTTGCCAAGGGCAAGTGAGGACTCACTGTCGAAGTTCTGCCTTCACAGCACTGGATACTCGGGGGTAGCAGACTGAGAAGAGGCCGCAGGCCGAGGTGCGGGAGGTGAACCAGTCTCCACCCGCCAGCCGCTTCACCAGAGGCACAAAATGAGCCTCCAGGTCGGAAGGTGAGTGCTCGTGTGAGATGGCCCGTAAGGATTCTACCGCCTTGTCTCGCACCACTGTCTCTTCCACTGTGGCCAGTGACTCCAGGGGTGGCTGTGAGGAGAACACAAGTTAGAAAACAGTGTTTTCCCTACTGTCAGCTTTGGTACCCCACCTCATGGCCTGATCTCCCCACCCCATCTTCATCACAAGCATCCCATGAGGATCCCTGAAAGACCCTCACTGGGTCCACAAACCAATCAGTTCTCCAGGAGGCCCACGTGTGTAGCTCTCAATGTACAATAATCACTGCTGATGTTGGCTTCAAAATCCCTGTACCAGGATGTAGGCAACACCACTGTATTGCTCACATATTTGTCACTCCTTTATGAGTCCTGTGAAACAGTCTGGATACTGTCCTCATTAATCAaagagcaggaatctgaaggacacAGGCTATGTAATTTGCCTAAGCTGCTAACAGCTATAAGCCAAGATCTGAAAGACCATTTGGCTCTCCTTCCATACATAACAGATCCTGTCAGTATTAGGTCCTCTCTGTGCTCTCGGCCATCACACAGacgtatggtatggtatggtatggtatggccTGGCACGATCAAGCAAACAATCTTGAAAACCTAGCTCTGCTACTTACTAGCTACGAGTCCCTCCTGGCACTCTAGGTGACTCATATATCAGATATACCTTCCTACCCAACCACAACAACCACAGCATCTAATTGTGAGTACTTACTACATGCAAATGCTGTGTGAGGGACTCTAAGTCAGTTAGCAGGGTGGGCTTCAGTGGCTTCAATTTAGAGGCAGACAAAGGTTAGCACTCTTGAAAGTCTTATCAATAAGTTGTAGAACTCTGCCTGACCCCAAACCCACAACCCTACAAGTGGGGTGCCAGCTGGCCCTAGTATGGGTAAGTATACAGAATGCATTGTAACTGTAGATTAAATGCCACTAATGACTAGACATAAGTGACATCCAAAGCCCATCCATTCCGAGGTGATCTCCAGCCTTCCTAATTCCTCTCCTTCTTGGTCCCCAAGGACAGAACCACAGTTTTGACCCCAAGGTAAAAAAGAGGATTAGGGGACCTCCCAGCTTTCACTCACCAGCAGGCAGTGCACATACTCAGGTCCTCCCACCAAAGTGGTGAAGGTTCCCAGTTGTTCGGCCAAGGCCAAGAGGACCTCATCTTCATCATAGATGGTGTCTGTGGGACAAACACCAAGTCCATCAAAGACTCAAGCCAAACTAGTAACCCCAGCTTCAAACAAGCGAAGAGccctctgcttcctcactgtCAGCACCCCATCTCCCTACCCACTTTCTTCATCATCCTCTACCTGGAGAGCAGAGTGAGCCCCAGTCCCACAACTGCCTTTTCTGTGCTAGATTAGATGGAGAGTGGCAACTGAGTGGCACCACTACTCTAAGCCCCAGGTTTGGCTTCCTCTCAATGGGGGCAAACAGAACCATGTTTATGTAGCACAGGATGTTCAACTGAACATCTGGCTTAAACACACAGCACTGCTTTCAGGAACTCCTGAAAAGTTAGGTAGGTTATAACTAacgtaagaaaaactatatacataaagtacaataactatatacaatatatacaagtaataaatacctaaacaatgtccagtccatttgtatttgacaaattcagagaaaataattccattatctatcctattttggtaagtccaaaatgtacctaattcactttctatcctaattaatcttcaactataactaactaatcttcaactccctcagagatccaagaaggaaataatattacctaataaaaaataaaaacaggaagtgcatgcaagcagcttccaaaaaaattgtgagcTGACAGAAACTTCAGCCAGGAAATTCTTTTCTACCTTTTCAGGGTTGGTTTAGCCACTGCTGCTTGCAGATTTTCCAAGAAGCCGCTAGACTACGTCAGATCCTTTCCTGAACTCATTCTCTCCCCCCACTTGCACCTTTACCAAGTACCCTGTCATGAGCTATGGTCACTTGCAGCCAGGACTTGCTTTCAcatgctccagttcctgccagAGCTGGAGTAGCATGTGCTTAAATCAGTCTGTTAAAAAATGAGTGACCAAGTGACAGGGAAACTGCCTGCTCTGCCCAACTCAAGGGCCTCTCTCAGGTTCTGCCTCTCCTGAGGGAAATGCTGGCTGTTCCCACAATGTGCAGTCACTAGCATTTTAACATTCTCCACTTTGGACTTGCCATGAGGAAGTCAAGCAGAGTAGCTCAGGAGAAACCTAGGCCAACGCTACTGATACCTTGACCTCACAGTTCCAGATTCTAGAACTACAAAAACACAGCTGTTGAAGATGCCCAGTCTGAGGCCTTTGTCCCTAGTAAACTAATAGAATTCAGTGATTTttccctcaaaaaagaaaaaaaaaaaaaaaaaaaaaaaaaaaagagctgaacgTTCTGTCAATAATGAGATTAGAGGCCTTTAGCTTGTGCTCTCTAAAACACTATCACTGTCCTGCACATGTGTCTGCTGCTTGCTGTTTTGAACACTTTCGGAGCCCAGAGCAGAAGAAATCTGACATTACTTAGATTTCCAACAGCTCAAAAATAAAGGTGTctgaatcacagttccttttcaATCTTTGGTCTCCCGCACTTTCCGGCTCCCACAGTTTTTCCCATCTGGATTATTAAATGCCACATGCAATTTTCAAATAATACATCTGAGTAGTTATTTTCCACGCTTAGTGAATTGTCACTGTCCCATTATGTGACTTGTGACACTGCGAGGAAGGACAACAGCAAGGCAGGCCCGAACCCGGGCCATCTGACTACAGAGCCTTTGTTCTCAGATATTACCTTGCTGGCAGGCTTGCTGCCCCTGTGCCTCCCCTCACACCCCCTCTATATATCCACACGATGATCCTAAATCTCACTCCCTTTGTACTCCAGCAGCCAGCCACAATGGCACCTTGCCCATCTACAGAATTAAACCTCAGAGGCTCCATATGGTACAGAAGGCCAGGAAAAGGCAACCCATTATAACCTATGTGACTCTCTGGGTGCCCCTAATCCTGATGGCATTGTCATCCCACTTCCATTCACTAGTCACTCACACTGGTCATTCTCACTAACTGCACAGCTCCCTCCTCAAAGAATTGCCTACATACAGCACTTACTCCACAGTTCTTATAGAACAGCCTTTCAACTAAGGAGCTGAGCCCAAGCTGGAGGGCATTCCCAGGTTCTCGGCAGGGTAAAGCCACAGCAGCTTGTTTCAAAACCCAGGGATCAGTGGCTTTTCTCCTGTACTATTTATTCATGTAACTGTTCTTCATGTCATCCTGCTGCCCCATAAGCTGCCTCTATCTCCGCATCCTAAAACCTTAGGGTATCTCGGATAGTTTGTCAAAGGAAGACCCTGGTTTGGGACCATCTCCTCAACAGGCCTCAGCTGCCCATGTACCAAACAGGGGAAAGCCAAGGCGCTTGGCCTTCTACTTCTCCCAGGTCATCCACAGGAGATGATCCAATACAAATCACTCTGTCAGTAACAGAGCATTGAAAACCTTTAGTTCCAATTCTGACTAGAGGTGACTGTAGTAGGGGTGAAATGACAATAACGAGAGCAGGGATTTAGTAAGGTGGCCCACACTGTGCCAGCCATGTACTGAGTATTTGATATGTACCTGCAGACAGTGGACTTGCTAAAAGTTAAGAGAGCCCCACTTGCCAAACGCCTGGACCTGTTACAGCATCATGCCTATCTTACCCATGAACCCTCTGATGCAGGCAGATGTGAAATCAGATCACAGTTCTTTACAATTAGCTAACATTGCTCACTATGGAGTCTAAATATAAACTCCCTTTGGTCATCTCCAGACAGAAAAATCCCAGGGAAATGAGTTACTTCatctttctgtgcctcagtttcttcatgtaTAAATCAGCAACAGTACCGCTCCTTGCTTTAAGGTGTTGCTATGAGACTGAGATGAATGGCAATGGAGATAGACATTTAGGAGTATAGGCACCATTATAAACACTGTGTGAACTAAGAGCTAACTCAATATCACAAAACAAGACCTGAGGGGCGAGCTGGCATGTGACAACTATGTAATAAATGCAATGCTACTGTTGAAGCTGTGATTTATATAAACTAGGTTCTATTGTGCCATCATTCCAGATGATTTTTCTCAGAGGACTGCATTTAGGCTCCTCTGGAGTACTGCCCATGCTACCACAGTGGCATAGGGAAGACATTAATTTATTAATCTACAGTGAGACTTCTCACTCAATAGCAAGAACCACCCAACTGTCCTCACTGCATTTGGGCCCCAGAAATCCTTACCTGTAAGGAAGGGCAGGAGCTCACTTCTGGTCCGTTCAACCCCAAGGGCCAAGGCGATGGTGGAGAGCTTCTTGATACTATTGAGGCGAAGCTAATGAAAGGACAAGCAAAGGACAGGAGAACCTTTAGGAATTTTGGACCCACAGGAGTTCCACAGTTCTGAAACTATTAGGTCAATACCTAGACTTCATGCTATTCATGAAGATGCTCAATGATCCACAGTAGGTAACAGTAAAATACAAACAAGCAACTCcgtgttcctgaaaaaaatacagcAATGGAAGCCAGCACCTTCCCTGGGTCTTTCCAATTTTAGTCTAAAATGAACTCCACTCCCCTACCATTACTGCAGagaacacttgggaggtggcagcaggaggaagcaggagaatcagaagttcaaggtcacccttaactacataccaagttccaggccagcctcagctagaGCTCCTataagccaccctaattaaaatGACTGTATGTAGGAGGACTATGGGAAATGGGGGATCAGTGGGAATGGCAGGGTACAGAGAGgattatgatcaaaatgcatcatGTAGATGCAGGAGAATATCATAATGAAACTATTATGTAgaattaatatatgctaaaacaacaacaacaacaacaaaaagcaagacTAGCATTAAAAGTGCTAATCCCTCTAGTTCAGTGGGGCTGACCCACAATATGAAGGTTTATTTCTTGTCTCTATGTAAGCATGTGTTTTTGCTTATTGTTTTTGGCTTGTAGCTTCCCTCTCACATAGGTCATAACAGCCAGAAGAATGTTTCCTGCCCAAAGCTAGTCACAGAAAGGCTCATCTTCCCCTGCCTTCCTGTACTACTGTAGCCATAAAGGGTTTATCCTGACCATCAACTATAAATACCATTTCAGAAGGGGTCCCATCCTATACCCTAGAAGGAGGAATGCTGCAGAGACCAAGAAGAATGCTGAAACCTTTCTAGGTTTTCCTTATCCAGTCCATTACCAAATAGGGTATGTGGGGACCCTGATTTACAGCCAGCTGATAAAGAGGCACAGGTAAAAGACCTGGGGCTTACAACTGGCATCTGAAGGTCAGGAGACAGTCTTAAGGATGAGACCTGAACTGTAAGATCTGACACTCACCAAGTGAGACAGCATCCCAACTGAACTAGGTTACAGAACACTGGCTGGTGGGTACTGCTACAGAATGGAATGCTTTGTTGTTATCAGGGAAATCATGCACCATTTTAGGATCACGGAACTCTTTTGACTGTTGTGTGAGAGCCCAGGAAAAGCAAGCAGTTTTGTTCTTCCAATGCACAGCATATGGGAGACACAAATCAGTCCTAACCTCTTGTACTTGAGAATGTGAAAGAGCATCTTTGCTAGTAGTATGTTTCATCTTAAGATGAAATCATCCGCTATTCAGAGTTGGTCCTAGGCCCTCTGAGTATCCTTATAagcaacagaaatggagaagACATATTTGCAGAAGACAGGGTCATGTAAAAATGGAGGAAGATGTTCGGGTGGCATATGCACAAACCCAAGAACACTAAGAATTGTCAATGGCTCCCTGAAGTTAGAAGAGATATGAGGCAGATTTCCCTTGGAACCTCTGAAGAACTGCTGACTTGATTTCAGATTTTTGGCTTTCAGGACTTTTAGAGGATACATTTGTTGTTTTAACCCACCCTGTTTGTGGT includes:
- the Ppp2r1a gene encoding serine/threonine-protein phosphatase 2A 65 kDa regulatory subunit A alpha isoform, with translation MAAADGDDSLYPIAVLIDELRNEDVQLRLNSIKKLSTIALALGVERTRSELLPFLTDTIYDEDEVLLALAEQLGTFTTLVGGPEYVHCLLPPLESLATVEETVVRDKAVESLRAISHEHSPSDLEAHFVPLVKRLAGGDWFTSRTSACGLFSVCYPRVSSAVKAELRQYFRNLCSDDTPMVRRAAASKLGEFAKVLELDNVKSEIIPMFSNLASDEQDSVRLLAVEACVNIAQLLPQEDLEALVMPTLRQAAEDKSWRVRYMVADKFTELQKAVGPEITKTDLVPAFQNLMKDCEAEVRAAASHKVKEFCENLSADCRENVIMTQILPCIKELVSDANQHVKSALASVIMGLSPILGKDNTIEHLLPLFLAQLKDECPEVRLNIISNLDCVNEVIGIRQLSQSLLPAIVELAEDAKWRVRLAIIEYMPLLAGQLGVEFFDEKLNSLCMAWLVDHVYAIREAATSNLKKLVEKFGKEWAHATIIPKVLAMSGDPNYLHRMTTLFCINVLSEVCGQDITTKHMLPTVLRMAGDPVANVRFNVAKSLQKIGPILDNSTLQSEVKPILEKLTQDQDVDVKYFAQEALTVLSLA